Proteins from one Salvelinus sp. IW2-2015 linkage group LG9, ASM291031v2, whole genome shotgun sequence genomic window:
- the LOC111968716 gene encoding basal body-orientation factor 1 isoform X2, translating to MPKKKGKNVKKSKGKGKKEGKHESKADKESDIEKAKANAALWEARLDVTEHSRVEYREATRRLARANEELTNQQYRAEKDTVDIIAFLKRKDAEKEEKITRLEGQLKSKKKQALEENEQLVAEYTLKINELEEKFEKRSNEFRMIQGELKTIKEFRKKKAQMEQELNSIKESMYIADREHKESLARMEHKFFSEKVRLEKEAEQRIAQLAERAHNEAIVQLDDASRSVFKENVRLSEALSCHMKEVDDLRKMTVSLAEENTSLALHKETSELMMKENVSQVRAQKEEIAELRGKVGTLEQALGLMVGEFERDKEETQNRALVSTQAGQVELDKLQKVLAMREKEMGRVKRLARSIVEQRTELECFFQEALGQVKQEIQASRLQYRQEALEAYRRRMSEARSGKQEYPRIRTFHKTPHSSNSVYTDLEEAEKWNNLQSNKVDISELTWEQKEKVLRLLFAKMNGQKARKLSQPLALSASPERNQNDIDPGITEEPSHVTFITQARVCNLPPNPSALPDIQTT from the exons ATGCCCAAGAAGAAaggaaaaaatgtaaagaaaagtaAAGG aaaaggaaagaaagaaggcaAACATGAGTCAAAAGCCGATAAAGAGTCTGACATTGAGAAGGCAAAGGCCAATGCTGCTCTTTGGGAAGCCAGGCTGGATGTCACTGAACACTCGCGCGTGGAGTACCGTGAAGCTACCCGCAGGTTGGCACGAGCCAACGAAGAGCTCACTAACCAGCAGTATCGTGCAGAGAAGGACACAGTTGACATAATTGCCTTCTTGAAGAGGAAAGATGCTGAGAAAGAAGAAAAG attacaAGGCTAGAGGGACaacttaaaagtaaaaaaaaacaagcccttgaagaaaatgaacaactg GTTGCAGAATACACTCTTAAAATCAATGAGCTGGAGGAGAAGTTTGAGAAGAGATCCAATGAGTTCAGGATGATCCAGGGTGAACTGAAGACTATCAAGGAGTTTCGGAAAAAGAAAGCCCAGATGGAGCAGGAGCTCAATAGT ATTAAAGAAAGCATGTACATTGCAGACAGAGAGCACAAGGAGAGCCTAGCTAGAATGGAGCACAAATTCTTCAGTGAAAAG GTTCGCCTAGAGAAAGAGGCCGAGCAGAGGATCGCCCAGCTGGCTGAGAGGGCCCACAATGAAGCCATTGT TCAGTTGGATGATGCGTCACGCTCAGTGTTCAAGGAGAACGTTCGTCTCAGCGAGGCGCTCAGCTGCCATATGAAGGAGGTAGATGACCTGAGGAAGATGACTGTGTCATTGGCTGAGGAAAACACCTCCCTGGCACTGCATAAG GAGACCAGTGAGCTGATGATGAAGGAGAATGTGTCCCAGGTAAGGGCCCAGAAGGAGGAGATAGCAGAGCTTAGGGGGAAGGTGGGGACCTTGGAGCAGGCCCTGGGGCTCATGGTGGGGGAGTTtgagagagacaaggaggagaCGCAGAACCGAGCCCTGGTCAGCACCCAGGCCGGCCAGGTGGAGCTGGATAAGCTGCAGAAGGTGCTGGccatgagggagaaggagatggggCGAGTGAAGCGGCTGGCACGCAGCATCGTGGAGCAGCGAACAGAGCTGGAGTGCTTCTTTCAGGAGGCTTTGGGCCAGGTGAAGCAAGAGATCCAGGCCAGCCGTTTGCAATACAGGCAGGAGGCCCTGGAGGCCTACCGCAGGAGGATGAGTGAGGCTCGGTCAGGCAAGCAGGAGTATCCCCGCATCCGCACCTTCCACAAAACCCCTCACAGCAGCAACAGTGTCTATACCGACCTGGAAGAGGCAGAGAAGTG GAATAATCTCCAGAGCAACAAGGTTGACATCTCTGAACTCACATGGGAGCAGAAGGAGAAAGTGCTTAGACTGCTGTTTGCCAAAATGAACGGACAGAAAGCAAG GAAACTGAGTCAACCTTTGGCGTTGTCTGCGTCCCCAGAGAGGAACCAGAACGACATTGATCCCGG AATTACAGAGGAGCCGTCCCATGTGACCTTCATCACCCAGGCGCGTGTGTGCAACCTGCCCCCGAACCCCAGCGCCCTGCCGGATATCCAGACCACATGA
- the LOC111968716 gene encoding basal body-orientation factor 1 isoform X1 yields the protein MPKKKGKNVKKSKGKGKKEGKHESKADKESDIEKAKANAALWEARLDVTEHSRVEYREATRRLARANEELTNQQYRAEKDTVDIIAFLKRKDAEKEEKITRLEGQLKSKKKQALEENEQLVAEYTLKINELEEKFEKRSNEFRMIQGELKTIKEFRKKKAQMEQELNSIKESMYIADREHKESLARMEHKFFSEKVRLEKEAEQRIAQLAERAHNEAIVQLDDASRSVFKENVRLSEALSCHMKEVDDLRKMTVSLAEENTSLALHKETSELMMKENVSQVRAQKEEIAELRGKVGTLEQALGLMVGEFERDKEETQNRALVSTQAGQVELDKLQKVLAMREKEMGRVKRLARSIVEQRTELECFFQEALGQVKQEIQASRLQYRQEALEAYRRRMSEARSGKQEYPRIRTFHKTPHSSNSVYTDLEEAEKWNNLQSNKVDISELTWEQKEKVLRLLFAKMNGQKASRKLSQPLALSASPERNQNDIDPGITEEPSHVTFITQARVCNLPPNPSALPDIQTT from the exons ATGCCCAAGAAGAAaggaaaaaatgtaaagaaaagtaAAGG aaaaggaaagaaagaaggcaAACATGAGTCAAAAGCCGATAAAGAGTCTGACATTGAGAAGGCAAAGGCCAATGCTGCTCTTTGGGAAGCCAGGCTGGATGTCACTGAACACTCGCGCGTGGAGTACCGTGAAGCTACCCGCAGGTTGGCACGAGCCAACGAAGAGCTCACTAACCAGCAGTATCGTGCAGAGAAGGACACAGTTGACATAATTGCCTTCTTGAAGAGGAAAGATGCTGAGAAAGAAGAAAAG attacaAGGCTAGAGGGACaacttaaaagtaaaaaaaaacaagcccttgaagaaaatgaacaactg GTTGCAGAATACACTCTTAAAATCAATGAGCTGGAGGAGAAGTTTGAGAAGAGATCCAATGAGTTCAGGATGATCCAGGGTGAACTGAAGACTATCAAGGAGTTTCGGAAAAAGAAAGCCCAGATGGAGCAGGAGCTCAATAGT ATTAAAGAAAGCATGTACATTGCAGACAGAGAGCACAAGGAGAGCCTAGCTAGAATGGAGCACAAATTCTTCAGTGAAAAG GTTCGCCTAGAGAAAGAGGCCGAGCAGAGGATCGCCCAGCTGGCTGAGAGGGCCCACAATGAAGCCATTGT TCAGTTGGATGATGCGTCACGCTCAGTGTTCAAGGAGAACGTTCGTCTCAGCGAGGCGCTCAGCTGCCATATGAAGGAGGTAGATGACCTGAGGAAGATGACTGTGTCATTGGCTGAGGAAAACACCTCCCTGGCACTGCATAAG GAGACCAGTGAGCTGATGATGAAGGAGAATGTGTCCCAGGTAAGGGCCCAGAAGGAGGAGATAGCAGAGCTTAGGGGGAAGGTGGGGACCTTGGAGCAGGCCCTGGGGCTCATGGTGGGGGAGTTtgagagagacaaggaggagaCGCAGAACCGAGCCCTGGTCAGCACCCAGGCCGGCCAGGTGGAGCTGGATAAGCTGCAGAAGGTGCTGGccatgagggagaaggagatggggCGAGTGAAGCGGCTGGCACGCAGCATCGTGGAGCAGCGAACAGAGCTGGAGTGCTTCTTTCAGGAGGCTTTGGGCCAGGTGAAGCAAGAGATCCAGGCCAGCCGTTTGCAATACAGGCAGGAGGCCCTGGAGGCCTACCGCAGGAGGATGAGTGAGGCTCGGTCAGGCAAGCAGGAGTATCCCCGCATCCGCACCTTCCACAAAACCCCTCACAGCAGCAACAGTGTCTATACCGACCTGGAAGAGGCAGAGAAGTG GAATAATCTCCAGAGCAACAAGGTTGACATCTCTGAACTCACATGGGAGCAGAAGGAGAAAGTGCTTAGACTGCTGTTTGCCAAAATGAACGGACAGAAAGCAAG CAGGAAACTGAGTCAACCTTTGGCGTTGTCTGCGTCCCCAGAGAGGAACCAGAACGACATTGATCCCGG AATTACAGAGGAGCCGTCCCATGTGACCTTCATCACCCAGGCGCGTGTGTGCAACCTGCCCCCGAACCCCAGCGCCCTGCCGGATATCCAGACCACATGA
- the LOC111968715 gene encoding methylmalonate-semialdehyde/malonate-semialdehyde dehydrogenase [acylating], mitochondrial isoform X2, which produces MATTVMRSLLKKGVPLQVRNMCYSSSVPTTKLFINGKFVESKTSEWLDIHNPATNEVIARVPKATQEEMLAAVDSCSQSYHSWSETSILARQQIFLRYQQLIKDNIKELARSITLEQGKTLADAEGDVFRGLQVVEHTCSITSLMLGETLPSITKDMDIYTYRLPIGVCAGIAPFNFPAMIPLWMFPMGMVCGNTYLLKPSERVPACTMLLAKMLQDAGMPDGTLNIIHGQHDAVNFICDHPAIKAISFVGSNQAGEYIYERGSKNGKRVQSNMGAKNHGVVMPDANKETTLNQLVGAAFGAAGQRCMALSTAILVGEARSWLPELVERAKALRVNAGDQAGVDVGPLISPQAKERVNSLIQSGVDEGAQLLLDGRNVKVQGYENGNFVGPTIIGNVTPQMKCYTEEIFGPVLVVLEAESLDDAISLVNNNPYGNGTAIFTTNGATARKYTHKVDVGQIGVNVPIPVPLPMFSFTGSRGSFRGDTNFYGKQGIQFYTQIKTVTSQWKAEDSTVKTPAVSMPTMGR; this is translated from the exons ATGGCAACGACTGTAATGAGATCACTGTTGAAGAAAGGG GTACCTCTTCAGGTCAGGAACATGTGTTACTCCTCCTCAGTG CCCACCACAAAGTTATTTATTAATGGGAAGTTCGTTGAATCCAAGACTTCAGAATGGTTAGATATTCACAATCCG GCCACCAACGAGGTGATTGCACGCGTCCCCAAGGCTACACAGGAAGAGATGCTGGCTGCTGTGGACTCCTGCTCACAGTCCTACCACTCCTGGTCTGAAACCTCCATCTTGGCACGCCAACAGATCTTTCTGCGCTATCAGCAGCTTATCAAGGACAACATT AAAGAGCTTGCCAGGAGCATTACTCTGGAGCAGGGCAAGACCCTGGCAGATGCAGAGGGGGATGTGTTCAGAGGATTGC AGGTGGTGGAGCACACATGCAGCATCACCTCCCTGATGCTGGGGGAGACTCTGCCCTCCATCACAAAAGACATGGACATCTACACCTACCGCCTGCCCATCGGGGTGTGTGCCGGCATCGCCCCCTTCAACTTCCCCGCCATGATCCCTCTGTGGATGTTCCCCATGGGCATGGTGTGTGGCAACACCTACCTGCTGAAGCCCTCAGAGCGGGTGCCAGCCTGCACCATGCTGTTGGCCAAGATGCTGCAGGATGCTGGAATGCCAGACGGGACCCTGAACATCATCCATGGCCAGCACGACG CTGTCAACTTCATCTGTGATCACCCGGCCATCAAGGCTATCAGCTTTGTGGGCTCTAACCAAGCCGGAGAGTACATCTATGAGAGGGGATCTAAAAATGGCAAGAGAGTACAGTCCAACATG GGAGCAAAGAACCATGGTGTGGTGATGCCTGATGCAAATAAGGAGACCACTCTGAACCAGCTGGTGGGTGCAGCTTTCGGGGCAGCAGGGCAGCGCTGCATGGCCCTCTCCACGGCCATCCTGGTGGGCGAGGCCCGCAGCTGGCTGCCTGAACTGGTGGAACGTGCAAAAGCTCTGCGAGTTAATGCAG GGGACCAGGCAGGTGTGGACGTGGGGCCCCTGATCTCCCCTCAGGCCAAGGAAAGGGTCAACAGCCTGATTCAGAGTGGGGTGGACGAGGGAGCTCAGCTGCTGCTCGACGGCAGGAACGTCAAAGTCCAGGGCTATGAGAATGGAAACTTTGTGGGGCCCACCATCATTGGCAATGTCACA CCCCAGATGAAGTGCTATACTGAGGAGATCTTTGGGCCTGTTCTGGTTGTACTGGAGGCTGAATCCTTGGATGACGCCATCAGCCTTGTTAACAATAACCCTTATGGCAACGGCACAGCTATCTTCACCACCAACGGAGCCACAGCACGCAAATACACTCACAAGGTGGATGTAGGCCAG ATTGGGGTGAACGTTCCCATCCCTGTTCCTCTGCCCATGTTCTCCTTCACTGGCTCACGAGGCTCCTTCAGAGGAGACACCAACTTCTACGGCAAACAA GGCATCCAGTTTTACACACAGATCAAAACTGTTACTTCACAATGGAAGGCCGAAGACTCAACAGTGAAAACTCCTGCAGTTTCCATGCCAACCATGGGACGCTAA
- the LOC111968716 gene encoding basal body-orientation factor 1 isoform X4, protein MPKKKGKNVKKSKGKGKKEGKHESKADKESDIEKAKANAALWEARLDVTEHSRVEYREATRRLARANEELTNQQYRAEKDTVDIIAFLKRKDAEKEEKITRLEGQLKSKKKQALEENEQLVAEYTLKINELEEKFEKRSNEFRMIQGELKTIKEFRKKKAQMEQELNSIKESMYIADREHKESLARMEHKFFSEKVRLEKEAEQRIAQLAERAHNEAIVQLDDASRSVFKENVRLSEALSCHMKEVDDLRKMTVSLAEENTSLALHKETSELMMKENVSQVRAQKEEIAELRGKVGTLEQALGLMVGEFERDKEETQNRALVSTQAGQVELDKLQKVLAMREKEMGRVKRLARSIVEQRTELECFFQEALGQVKQEIQASRLQYRQEALEAYRRRMSEARSGKQEYPRIRTFHKTPHSSNSVYTDLEEAEKWNNLQSNKVDISELTWEQKEKVLRLLFAKMNGQKAREEPERH, encoded by the exons ATGCCCAAGAAGAAaggaaaaaatgtaaagaaaagtaAAGG aaaaggaaagaaagaaggcaAACATGAGTCAAAAGCCGATAAAGAGTCTGACATTGAGAAGGCAAAGGCCAATGCTGCTCTTTGGGAAGCCAGGCTGGATGTCACTGAACACTCGCGCGTGGAGTACCGTGAAGCTACCCGCAGGTTGGCACGAGCCAACGAAGAGCTCACTAACCAGCAGTATCGTGCAGAGAAGGACACAGTTGACATAATTGCCTTCTTGAAGAGGAAAGATGCTGAGAAAGAAGAAAAG attacaAGGCTAGAGGGACaacttaaaagtaaaaaaaaacaagcccttgaagaaaatgaacaactg GTTGCAGAATACACTCTTAAAATCAATGAGCTGGAGGAGAAGTTTGAGAAGAGATCCAATGAGTTCAGGATGATCCAGGGTGAACTGAAGACTATCAAGGAGTTTCGGAAAAAGAAAGCCCAGATGGAGCAGGAGCTCAATAGT ATTAAAGAAAGCATGTACATTGCAGACAGAGAGCACAAGGAGAGCCTAGCTAGAATGGAGCACAAATTCTTCAGTGAAAAG GTTCGCCTAGAGAAAGAGGCCGAGCAGAGGATCGCCCAGCTGGCTGAGAGGGCCCACAATGAAGCCATTGT TCAGTTGGATGATGCGTCACGCTCAGTGTTCAAGGAGAACGTTCGTCTCAGCGAGGCGCTCAGCTGCCATATGAAGGAGGTAGATGACCTGAGGAAGATGACTGTGTCATTGGCTGAGGAAAACACCTCCCTGGCACTGCATAAG GAGACCAGTGAGCTGATGATGAAGGAGAATGTGTCCCAGGTAAGGGCCCAGAAGGAGGAGATAGCAGAGCTTAGGGGGAAGGTGGGGACCTTGGAGCAGGCCCTGGGGCTCATGGTGGGGGAGTTtgagagagacaaggaggagaCGCAGAACCGAGCCCTGGTCAGCACCCAGGCCGGCCAGGTGGAGCTGGATAAGCTGCAGAAGGTGCTGGccatgagggagaaggagatggggCGAGTGAAGCGGCTGGCACGCAGCATCGTGGAGCAGCGAACAGAGCTGGAGTGCTTCTTTCAGGAGGCTTTGGGCCAGGTGAAGCAAGAGATCCAGGCCAGCCGTTTGCAATACAGGCAGGAGGCCCTGGAGGCCTACCGCAGGAGGATGAGTGAGGCTCGGTCAGGCAAGCAGGAGTATCCCCGCATCCGCACCTTCCACAAAACCCCTCACAGCAGCAACAGTGTCTATACCGACCTGGAAGAGGCAGAGAAGTG GAATAATCTCCAGAGCAACAAGGTTGACATCTCTGAACTCACATGGGAGCAGAAGGAGAAAGTGCTTAGACTGCTGTTTGCCAAAATGAACGGACAGAAAGCAAG AGAGGAACCAGAACGACATTGA
- the gstz1 gene encoding maleylacetoacetate isomerase isoform X2: protein MATQTKPILHGYFRSSCSWRVRIAFALKGIEFDQVPVNLIKDGGQQLTDQYKALNPMQQVPAVQIDGITLSQSLAVIQYIEETRPGPRLLPADPKKRAQVRMISDLIASGIQPVQNLYVLQKIGAEKLQWAQHFIQRGFEALEPILKETASKYCVGDEISMADICLVPQVYNAERFKVDVDQFPTIKRLNQTLMKVDAFKVSHPSCQPDTPADICT, encoded by the exons ATGGCAACTCAAACAAAG CCCATACTTCATGGATATTTCAGGAGTTCATGTTCTTGGAGGGTTCGAATTG CTTTTGCTCTGAAAGGTATTGAATTTGACCAAGTTCCAGTCAATCTTATCAAAGATGGGGGTCAGCAG CTTACAGACCAATACAAGGCATTAAACCCTATGCAACAAGTGCCTGCTGTCCAAATTGATGGCATCACCCTGTCACAGTCG CTGGCAGTGATCCAGTACATTGAGGAGACCAGACCAGGACCCAGGCTTCTCCCTGCAGACCCAAAGAAGCGTGCCCAGGTGCGCATGATCTCTGACCTCATCGCCTCCGGGATCCAGCCTGTGCAG AATTTGTACGTGCTACAGAAGATTGGAGCAGAGAAGTTGCAGTGGGCGCAGCATTTCATCCAAAGAGGTTTTGAAG CCTTGGAGCCAATTCTGAAAGAGACGGCTAGCAAGTACTGCGTAGGGGACGAG ATCTCCATGGCAGACATCTGTCTCGTCCCTCAAGTCTATAATGCTGAACG GTTCAAAGTGGACGTTGATCAGTTCCCAACTATCAAAAGGCTAAACCAAACCTTAATGAAGGTAGACGCTTTCAAAGTGAGTCATCCATCTTGCCAACCAGACACACCTGCTGACATATGTACATGA
- the LOC111968715 gene encoding methylmalonate-semialdehyde/malonate-semialdehyde dehydrogenase [acylating], mitochondrial isoform X1 — MATTVMRSLLKKGQVPLQVRNMCYSSSVPTTKLFINGKFVESKTSEWLDIHNPATNEVIARVPKATQEEMLAAVDSCSQSYHSWSETSILARQQIFLRYQQLIKDNIKELARSITLEQGKTLADAEGDVFRGLQVVEHTCSITSLMLGETLPSITKDMDIYTYRLPIGVCAGIAPFNFPAMIPLWMFPMGMVCGNTYLLKPSERVPACTMLLAKMLQDAGMPDGTLNIIHGQHDAVNFICDHPAIKAISFVGSNQAGEYIYERGSKNGKRVQSNMGAKNHGVVMPDANKETTLNQLVGAAFGAAGQRCMALSTAILVGEARSWLPELVERAKALRVNAGDQAGVDVGPLISPQAKERVNSLIQSGVDEGAQLLLDGRNVKVQGYENGNFVGPTIIGNVTPQMKCYTEEIFGPVLVVLEAESLDDAISLVNNNPYGNGTAIFTTNGATARKYTHKVDVGQIGVNVPIPVPLPMFSFTGSRGSFRGDTNFYGKQGIQFYTQIKTVTSQWKAEDSTVKTPAVSMPTMGR, encoded by the exons ATGGCAACGACTGTAATGAGATCACTGTTGAAGAAAGGG CAGGTACCTCTTCAGGTCAGGAACATGTGTTACTCCTCCTCAGTG CCCACCACAAAGTTATTTATTAATGGGAAGTTCGTTGAATCCAAGACTTCAGAATGGTTAGATATTCACAATCCG GCCACCAACGAGGTGATTGCACGCGTCCCCAAGGCTACACAGGAAGAGATGCTGGCTGCTGTGGACTCCTGCTCACAGTCCTACCACTCCTGGTCTGAAACCTCCATCTTGGCACGCCAACAGATCTTTCTGCGCTATCAGCAGCTTATCAAGGACAACATT AAAGAGCTTGCCAGGAGCATTACTCTGGAGCAGGGCAAGACCCTGGCAGATGCAGAGGGGGATGTGTTCAGAGGATTGC AGGTGGTGGAGCACACATGCAGCATCACCTCCCTGATGCTGGGGGAGACTCTGCCCTCCATCACAAAAGACATGGACATCTACACCTACCGCCTGCCCATCGGGGTGTGTGCCGGCATCGCCCCCTTCAACTTCCCCGCCATGATCCCTCTGTGGATGTTCCCCATGGGCATGGTGTGTGGCAACACCTACCTGCTGAAGCCCTCAGAGCGGGTGCCAGCCTGCACCATGCTGTTGGCCAAGATGCTGCAGGATGCTGGAATGCCAGACGGGACCCTGAACATCATCCATGGCCAGCACGACG CTGTCAACTTCATCTGTGATCACCCGGCCATCAAGGCTATCAGCTTTGTGGGCTCTAACCAAGCCGGAGAGTACATCTATGAGAGGGGATCTAAAAATGGCAAGAGAGTACAGTCCAACATG GGAGCAAAGAACCATGGTGTGGTGATGCCTGATGCAAATAAGGAGACCACTCTGAACCAGCTGGTGGGTGCAGCTTTCGGGGCAGCAGGGCAGCGCTGCATGGCCCTCTCCACGGCCATCCTGGTGGGCGAGGCCCGCAGCTGGCTGCCTGAACTGGTGGAACGTGCAAAAGCTCTGCGAGTTAATGCAG GGGACCAGGCAGGTGTGGACGTGGGGCCCCTGATCTCCCCTCAGGCCAAGGAAAGGGTCAACAGCCTGATTCAGAGTGGGGTGGACGAGGGAGCTCAGCTGCTGCTCGACGGCAGGAACGTCAAAGTCCAGGGCTATGAGAATGGAAACTTTGTGGGGCCCACCATCATTGGCAATGTCACA CCCCAGATGAAGTGCTATACTGAGGAGATCTTTGGGCCTGTTCTGGTTGTACTGGAGGCTGAATCCTTGGATGACGCCATCAGCCTTGTTAACAATAACCCTTATGGCAACGGCACAGCTATCTTCACCACCAACGGAGCCACAGCACGCAAATACACTCACAAGGTGGATGTAGGCCAG ATTGGGGTGAACGTTCCCATCCCTGTTCCTCTGCCCATGTTCTCCTTCACTGGCTCACGAGGCTCCTTCAGAGGAGACACCAACTTCTACGGCAAACAA GGCATCCAGTTTTACACACAGATCAAAACTGTTACTTCACAATGGAAGGCCGAAGACTCAACAGTGAAAACTCCTGCAGTTTCCATGCCAACCATGGGACGCTAA
- the gstz1 gene encoding maleylacetoacetate isomerase isoform X1 produces the protein MRLSLACLTKPILHGYFRSSCSWRVRIAFALKGIEFDQVPVNLIKDGGQQLTDQYKALNPMQQVPAVQIDGITLSQSLAVIQYIEETRPGPRLLPADPKKRAQVRMISDLIASGIQPVQNLYVLQKIGAEKLQWAQHFIQRGFEALEPILKETASKYCVGDEISMADICLVPQVYNAERFKVDVDQFPTIKRLNQTLMKVDAFKVSHPSCQPDTPADICT, from the exons ATGCGGCTCTCACTCGCATGCCTCACAAAG CCCATACTTCATGGATATTTCAGGAGTTCATGTTCTTGGAGGGTTCGAATTG CTTTTGCTCTGAAAGGTATTGAATTTGACCAAGTTCCAGTCAATCTTATCAAAGATGGGGGTCAGCAG CTTACAGACCAATACAAGGCATTAAACCCTATGCAACAAGTGCCTGCTGTCCAAATTGATGGCATCACCCTGTCACAGTCG CTGGCAGTGATCCAGTACATTGAGGAGACCAGACCAGGACCCAGGCTTCTCCCTGCAGACCCAAAGAAGCGTGCCCAGGTGCGCATGATCTCTGACCTCATCGCCTCCGGGATCCAGCCTGTGCAG AATTTGTACGTGCTACAGAAGATTGGAGCAGAGAAGTTGCAGTGGGCGCAGCATTTCATCCAAAGAGGTTTTGAAG CCTTGGAGCCAATTCTGAAAGAGACGGCTAGCAAGTACTGCGTAGGGGACGAG ATCTCCATGGCAGACATCTGTCTCGTCCCTCAAGTCTATAATGCTGAACG GTTCAAAGTGGACGTTGATCAGTTCCCAACTATCAAAAGGCTAAACCAAACCTTAATGAAGGTAGACGCTTTCAAAGTGAGTCATCCATCTTGCCAACCAGACACACCTGCTGACATATGTACATGA
- the LOC111968716 gene encoding basal body-orientation factor 1 isoform X3: MPKKKGKNVKKSKGKGKKEGKHESKADKESDIEKAKANAALWEARLDVTEHSRVEYREATRRLARANEELTNQQYRAEKDTVDIIAFLKRKDAEKEEKITRLEGQLKSKKKQALEENEQLVAEYTLKINELEEKFEKRSNEFRMIQGELKTIKEFRKKKAQMEQELNSIKESMYIADREHKESLARMEHKFFSEKVRLEKEAEQRIAQLAERAHNEAIVQLDDASRSVFKENVRLSEALSCHMKEVDDLRKMTVSLAEENTSLALHKETSELMMKENVSQVRAQKEEIAELRGKVGTLEQALGLMVGEFERDKEETQNRALVSTQAGQVELDKLQKVLAMREKEMGRVKRLARSIVEQRTELECFFQEALGQVKQEIQASRLQYRQEALEAYRRRMSEARSGKQEYPRIRTFHKTPHSSNSVYTDLEEAEKWNNLQSNKVDISELTWEQKEKVLRLLFAKMNGQKARITEEPSHVTFITQARVCNLPPNPSALPDIQTT; this comes from the exons ATGCCCAAGAAGAAaggaaaaaatgtaaagaaaagtaAAGG aaaaggaaagaaagaaggcaAACATGAGTCAAAAGCCGATAAAGAGTCTGACATTGAGAAGGCAAAGGCCAATGCTGCTCTTTGGGAAGCCAGGCTGGATGTCACTGAACACTCGCGCGTGGAGTACCGTGAAGCTACCCGCAGGTTGGCACGAGCCAACGAAGAGCTCACTAACCAGCAGTATCGTGCAGAGAAGGACACAGTTGACATAATTGCCTTCTTGAAGAGGAAAGATGCTGAGAAAGAAGAAAAG attacaAGGCTAGAGGGACaacttaaaagtaaaaaaaaacaagcccttgaagaaaatgaacaactg GTTGCAGAATACACTCTTAAAATCAATGAGCTGGAGGAGAAGTTTGAGAAGAGATCCAATGAGTTCAGGATGATCCAGGGTGAACTGAAGACTATCAAGGAGTTTCGGAAAAAGAAAGCCCAGATGGAGCAGGAGCTCAATAGT ATTAAAGAAAGCATGTACATTGCAGACAGAGAGCACAAGGAGAGCCTAGCTAGAATGGAGCACAAATTCTTCAGTGAAAAG GTTCGCCTAGAGAAAGAGGCCGAGCAGAGGATCGCCCAGCTGGCTGAGAGGGCCCACAATGAAGCCATTGT TCAGTTGGATGATGCGTCACGCTCAGTGTTCAAGGAGAACGTTCGTCTCAGCGAGGCGCTCAGCTGCCATATGAAGGAGGTAGATGACCTGAGGAAGATGACTGTGTCATTGGCTGAGGAAAACACCTCCCTGGCACTGCATAAG GAGACCAGTGAGCTGATGATGAAGGAGAATGTGTCCCAGGTAAGGGCCCAGAAGGAGGAGATAGCAGAGCTTAGGGGGAAGGTGGGGACCTTGGAGCAGGCCCTGGGGCTCATGGTGGGGGAGTTtgagagagacaaggaggagaCGCAGAACCGAGCCCTGGTCAGCACCCAGGCCGGCCAGGTGGAGCTGGATAAGCTGCAGAAGGTGCTGGccatgagggagaaggagatggggCGAGTGAAGCGGCTGGCACGCAGCATCGTGGAGCAGCGAACAGAGCTGGAGTGCTTCTTTCAGGAGGCTTTGGGCCAGGTGAAGCAAGAGATCCAGGCCAGCCGTTTGCAATACAGGCAGGAGGCCCTGGAGGCCTACCGCAGGAGGATGAGTGAGGCTCGGTCAGGCAAGCAGGAGTATCCCCGCATCCGCACCTTCCACAAAACCCCTCACAGCAGCAACAGTGTCTATACCGACCTGGAAGAGGCAGAGAAGTG GAATAATCTCCAGAGCAACAAGGTTGACATCTCTGAACTCACATGGGAGCAGAAGGAGAAAGTGCTTAGACTGCTGTTTGCCAAAATGAACGGACAGAAAGCAAG AATTACAGAGGAGCCGTCCCATGTGACCTTCATCACCCAGGCGCGTGTGTGCAACCTGCCCCCGAACCCCAGCGCCCTGCCGGATATCCAGACCACATGA